The region GCATCAGAAGAAACCGGCAACGGCCTCTACACCGCGGAGCAGGCTGAAAGGGGTCAGGAGGCCTATGAGAAGCACTGCTCGAGCTGCCACGGCGCGGAGCTCGAGGGCAGCGGCCACTTTCCTCCCCTCACGGGCGACCGCTTCTGGCGGCGCTGGGAGGGGCGCACGGCCTGGGAACTCTACGAGTTCACCCACGACAACATGCCCCTCGGCCAGGGCGGCTCCTTGCCCGAGGAAAGCTACGCCGATATTCTGGCCTTTCAGCTGGCCCACTACGGCTATCCTGAGGGCGAGGCGGCCTTGGTGCCGGACGAGGAGGGTCTG is a window of Deinococcota bacterium DNA encoding:
- a CDS encoding c-type cytochrome — protein: MRNYPKPSYKKLLGLALTVLMLFAVGAASTQASEETGNGLYTAEQAERGQEAYEKHCSSCHGAELEGSGHFPPLTGDRFWRRWEGRTAWELYEFTHDNMPLGQGGSLPEESYADILAFQLAHYGYPEGEAALVPDEEGLAEIILEPQQDEGEDD